One window of Papaver somniferum cultivar HN1 chromosome 9, ASM357369v1, whole genome shotgun sequence genomic DNA carries:
- the LOC113313915 gene encoding protein LURP-one-related 5-like gives MSKIHPNYENPLKEVIYSDDKLGDSPTNLTVWKKSSMSFQGTDGFTVFNQQGKLVFRVDNYSRKNRCLIGGLVLMDGIGRALMTLRPRLLSMQYQWNGYEGGEDECKNATNTPIFSMRRRSIRRKSNEEAEIFFSTSDSGKSVSPDLRIEGSFRRRNCSIVTHDGKKVAEISRKKVNNTTVVLNDDVFSLVVEPGFNCDIVMAFVVIMDRTCQKPFMPVLCRSSSSS, from the exons ATGTCGAAAATACATCCAAATTACGAAAACCCGTTGAAGGAAGTTATTTACTCCGATGATAAACTAGGTGATAGTCCAACGAATTTAACGGTTTGGAAGAAATCGAGCATGTCGTTTCAAGGTACGGATGGGTTTACGGTTTTTAATCAACAAGGAAAATTAGTGTTCCGAGTcgataactactcaaggaaaaaCCGGTGTTTGATCGGTGGACTTGTTCTCATGGATGGTATTGGAAGAGCCCTCATGACTCTTAGACCTCGG TTGTTAAGCATGCAATATCAATGGAATGGATACGAGGGAGGAGAAGATGAATGTAAAAATGCCACCAACACACCAATATTTTCAATGAGAAGAAGATCCATTCGCCGGAAAAGCAATGAAGAAGCTGAAATCTTCTTTAGCACTAGTGACTCTGGCAAGTCAGTATCACCTGATTTGCGAATCGAAGGTTCATTTAGACGGAGAAATTGCAGTATCGTCACCCACGACGGCAAGAAAGTAGCGGAAATATCAAGGAAGAAAGTAAATAACACGACAGTCGTTTTAAATGATGATGTTTTTAGTCTTGTTGTTGAACCAGGTTTTAATTGCGATATAGTTATGGCTTTTGTGGTTATCATGGATCGTACATGCCAGAAACCATTCATGCCCGTCTTATGTAGAAGTAGTAGTAGTTCTTGA